The following are encoded together in the candidate division KSB1 bacterium genome:
- the upp gene encoding uracil phosphoribosyltransferase produces the protein MQTVVVVEHPLIKHKLGLVRMKQTEPWLFRELVNEITYLMLYEATRSLRTRTIDIETPLVPTTAEWLDDDVVVVPILRAGLGMLDGFLRLIPLAKVGFLGIYRDHETLQPVEYYCKVPELTQSQVFVLDPMLATGGSAVAAAAALKARGARRIKHLCLLAAPEGIEALHAAHPDVDVFCVNIDERLNDQGYIVPGIGDCGDRLYWTK, from the coding sequence ATGCAGACTGTAGTGGTGGTGGAACACCCTCTCATTAAGCACAAGTTGGGCCTGGTGCGCATGAAGCAGACCGAGCCCTGGCTATTCAGGGAGCTGGTCAACGAAATCACCTACCTGATGCTCTACGAAGCCACCCGCAGTCTGCGCACCCGCACCATCGACATAGAGACTCCCCTTGTGCCCACCACTGCCGAGTGGTTGGATGACGACGTCGTGGTGGTGCCGATTTTGCGGGCAGGTCTGGGGATGTTAGATGGCTTTCTTCGCCTCATTCCGCTGGCCAAGGTTGGTTTCTTGGGCATCTACCGAGATCATGAGACATTGCAGCCGGTGGAATACTATTGCAAAGTGCCGGAGCTGACTCAGAGTCAGGTTTTTGTCCTCGATCCCATGTTGGCGACGGGAGGCTCAGCAGTGGCGGCAGCCGCCGCGCTCAAGGCACGCGGGGCCAGGCGCATCAAGCACCTCTGCTTGCTGGCCGCGCCGGAAGGAATTGAGGCCCTGCACGCCGCCCACCCGGATGTGGACGTGTTCTGCGTGAACATTGACGAAAGGTTGAACGACCAGGGCTACATCGTGCCAGGCATAGGCGACTGCGGCGACCGCTTGTACTGGACGAAGTGA
- a CDS encoding metallopeptidase TldD-related protein: MHSFDNRGSAGSAPPPSQGPPPSPVPASLVAYDFGLPPRAIERVLAVALDKGGEFAELFCEYRIGTWIFMEEEIIKKTAENVSLGAGVRVLAGDKTGYAYTNDLSEGALCHAARTAAAIATSAAAKRVVSLTESSPGRQVYDLNLTLTLLPLEMRLDLVRRAYEAATSYDRRISKVQVSFGDALRHVLIANSEGLLVTDVRPQVRLAVSALAEHNGTADLGFFTGGGRVGLAYFRDILPPEQIARTAAAEAIILLEAVPPPAGAQPVVLGGGQSGVMIHEAVGHPLEADGNRKGTSIMTGRLGTMVAAPQVTVYDDPTIPHLRGSLSVDDEGTPTQRTMLIDRGKLVGYLQDRLSARLLGMPLTGHGRRESYQHYPIPRMTNTILAPGPHTPEEVIASVKKGFYAKSFRGGQVEDSGKFVFSVNLGYLIENGRLTRPVKNAALIGTNVQVLKSIAMVANDMGYFLGTCGKEGQSAAVTSGTPTFRIDSITVGGRK, from the coding sequence ATGCACAGCTTCGACAACCGTGGGAGTGCCGGCTCAGCGCCGCCCCCCTCACAGGGGCCGCCGCCAAGTCCGGTGCCTGCCTCTCTTGTTGCCTACGACTTTGGCCTCCCCCCGCGCGCCATAGAACGGGTGCTCGCCGTCGCCCTTGACAAAGGTGGCGAGTTTGCTGAGCTCTTTTGCGAGTACCGGATAGGCACCTGGATCTTCATGGAAGAGGAGATCATCAAGAAAACCGCGGAGAATGTGTCCTTGGGGGCTGGCGTGCGCGTCTTGGCTGGCGACAAGACCGGCTACGCTTACACGAACGACCTCTCCGAAGGCGCTTTGTGCCACGCGGCGCGCACCGCGGCGGCCATTGCCACCAGTGCCGCGGCCAAGCGCGTTGTCTCCCTCACGGAAAGCTCGCCAGGGAGACAGGTCTACGACTTGAACCTCACGCTAACCTTGCTGCCCTTGGAAATGCGCCTCGACTTGGTGCGCCGGGCCTACGAGGCGGCTACAAGCTACGACCGTCGCATCAGCAAGGTGCAGGTCTCTTTCGGTGATGCATTGCGTCATGTGCTCATCGCCAACTCTGAGGGGCTGCTGGTCACCGACGTGCGGCCCCAGGTGCGTCTGGCTGTGTCGGCGCTGGCCGAGCACAACGGCACCGCCGATCTCGGCTTCTTCACTGGTGGCGGGCGCGTGGGGCTGGCCTACTTCCGGGACATACTGCCTCCGGAGCAGATTGCCCGCACCGCCGCCGCAGAAGCCATCATCCTGCTCGAGGCCGTGCCACCGCCTGCCGGTGCGCAGCCTGTGGTGCTGGGCGGCGGGCAGAGCGGCGTGATGATTCACGAAGCAGTGGGCCATCCCCTGGAAGCCGATGGTAATCGGAAAGGGACCTCCATCATGACCGGCCGCCTGGGCACGATGGTGGCCGCCCCTCAGGTCACCGTTTACGACGATCCCACCATCCCCCACCTGCGCGGCTCTTTGAGTGTGGACGACGAAGGCACTCCCACGCAGCGCACCATGCTCATCGATCGGGGCAAGCTGGTTGGCTACCTGCAGGATCGCCTCTCGGCGCGGCTGCTGGGCATGCCGCTCACAGGGCACGGCCGCAGGGAGAGCTACCAACACTACCCCATCCCGCGCATGACCAACACCATCCTGGCGCCAGGCCCGCACACCCCGGAAGAAGTGATCGCCTCCGTGAAAAAAGGGTTCTACGCCAAGAGCTTCCGGGGCGGACAGGTGGAGGACTCGGGCAAGTTCGTCTTCTCGGTCAACCTGGGCTACCTCATCGAGAACGGGCGCCTTACCCGTCCGGTGAAGAACGCCGCCCTGATCGGCACCAACGTGCAGGTGCTGAAGAGCATCGCCATGGTGGCAAACGACATGGGATACTTTCTCGGCACCTGTGGCAAAGAAGGGCAGTCCGCAGCAGTCACCTCTGGCACGCCGACATTCCGCATCGACAGCATCACAGTGGGAGGGCGCAAATGA
- a CDS encoding TldD/PmbA family protein: protein MNKSEDLLALAESLVEFGRRAGAEQIEVGIHRGVEFTARVRNGQIEHLVEAGARSIGARVIVDHRVATTSSSDLRPDTLQRLLTNAVSRARLVSADPYAGLPEKEELAVDIASLRLYDPAIASLGAEEKIQMALDTEELCLADPRIKSSYGATCATSVGQFFLANSLGFSGWYEGTSISLGVYLQAGRGDELVEDGWYEGARHLADLPPPEAIAEKALHRVTRMIGPRKIATQNVPVVLEPDLTGELLYMLFTCVNGEAIYQRQSFLVDKLGEKVASDKVNVVDDGLFSAGPGTRPFDGEGVPTRKTVVIEQGVLRSYLLDTYSARKLGMQSTGNASGVNNFHMAPGPHAPGEIIASVDKGLLVTGTMGWGFNPVTGDLSRGAFGLWIERGQIVHPVAEVTISGNLASMLRNVEMVGNDFRLRRSIIGPTIKIAEMTVAGA, encoded by the coding sequence ATGAACAAGAGCGAGGACCTGCTTGCCCTGGCAGAGTCGTTGGTGGAGTTCGGCCGTCGCGCCGGCGCCGAGCAGATTGAGGTGGGCATCCACCGCGGGGTCGAGTTCACGGCGCGCGTGCGCAATGGTCAGATCGAGCACCTGGTGGAGGCCGGGGCGCGCAGCATAGGGGCGCGGGTGATCGTCGACCACCGCGTGGCCACCACCTCCTCGTCTGACCTCAGGCCGGACACCCTCCAGCGCTTGCTCACCAACGCCGTGAGCCGTGCCCGCCTGGTGAGCGCTGACCCCTATGCCGGCCTGCCCGAAAAGGAAGAGCTGGCCGTCGACATTGCCTCCCTCCGCCTCTATGACCCTGCCATCGCGTCTCTTGGCGCGGAGGAGAAGATCCAAATGGCGCTGGATACCGAGGAGCTCTGTCTTGCTGATCCGCGCATCAAGAGCTCCTACGGCGCCACCTGCGCCACCAGCGTCGGCCAGTTCTTTCTCGCCAACTCGCTGGGCTTCAGCGGCTGGTACGAAGGCACCAGCATCTCCTTGGGCGTTTACCTGCAAGCCGGGCGAGGTGACGAGCTTGTGGAGGACGGCTGGTACGAGGGAGCGCGCCATTTGGCCGACTTGCCCCCGCCAGAGGCCATTGCCGAGAAGGCCCTGCACCGGGTCACGCGCATGATCGGACCGCGCAAAATAGCGACGCAGAACGTGCCTGTAGTCCTGGAGCCAGACCTCACGGGTGAGCTGCTGTATATGCTTTTCACCTGTGTCAACGGGGAAGCCATCTACCAACGGCAGTCGTTCTTGGTGGACAAGTTGGGCGAGAAAGTGGCCTCCGACAAGGTGAACGTTGTGGACGACGGCCTGTTTTCGGCCGGTCCGGGCACAAGGCCGTTCGATGGCGAAGGGGTGCCGACCCGCAAGACGGTGGTCATCGAACAGGGTGTGCTCCGCAGCTACCTGCTCGATACCTACAGCGCGCGCAAGTTAGGCATGCAATCTACGGGCAACGCCTCTGGGGTGAACAACTTCCACATGGCGCCTGGCCCACATGCCCCGGGGGAAATCATCGCCTCAGTGGACAAGGGTCTGCTGGTCACGGGCACCATGGGCTGGGGCTTCAATCCGGTGACCGGCGACCTGTCGCGCGGCGCCTTCGGCCTGTGGATCGAACGCGGCCAAATCGTCCACCCCGTGGCGGAGGTCACCATCTCCGGCAATTTGGCCAGCATGCTGCGCAATGTGGAGATGGTCGGCAACGACTTTCGCTTGCGGCGCAGCATCATCGGCCCCACCATCAAGATCGCCGAAATGACCGTGGCAGGCGCGTGA
- a CDS encoding cation diffusion facilitator family transporter — translation MQSLPEIDRCCAESVPSHDTGNLRIAFFLNLAFTVVEVVGGLLTNSLAILSDALHDLGDSLSLGLSWYLDKLASRARSRRFTFGYRRFSLLGAVTNSLVLLVGAVVVLWRAVPRLFAPQEVHTSGMVALAVLGVAVNGLAVWRLHGGQRLSERVAMLHLLEDVLGWAAVLVASVVMRFTKALFLDPALSVLIIVFVMWRVAVNLRKTVRIFLQSVPEAMDVTAVEQAVLGVPGVCGVHDLHLWSMDGQYHVLTLHVVVGKGTSSEDMVRIKQQCRRALHAHNIQHSTIEIEVADESCELQGC, via the coding sequence ATGCAGAGCTTACCGGAAATAGACCGCTGCTGTGCGGAGTCCGTGCCCTCTCACGACACGGGCAACCTCCGCATTGCCTTCTTCCTCAACTTGGCTTTCACTGTGGTGGAGGTGGTGGGAGGCCTGCTCACCAACAGCCTGGCCATTTTGTCCGACGCCCTGCATGACTTGGGCGATAGCCTGTCCTTGGGCCTCAGCTGGTATCTGGACAAGCTTGCCAGCCGCGCGCGTAGCCGGCGTTTTACCTTCGGCTACCGGCGCTTTTCCCTGCTCGGTGCGGTGACCAACTCCTTAGTGCTCTTGGTAGGCGCGGTAGTGGTGCTGTGGCGCGCCGTGCCCCGCCTGTTCGCCCCGCAGGAGGTGCACACCAGCGGCATGGTGGCGCTGGCGGTGCTCGGGGTGGCCGTTAATGGCCTTGCCGTCTGGCGTCTGCACGGCGGTCAGCGCCTCAGCGAGCGAGTGGCCATGCTGCATCTGCTGGAGGACGTGCTGGGCTGGGCAGCAGTGCTGGTGGCAAGCGTGGTCATGCGCTTTACCAAGGCGCTATTTCTCGACCCGGCTCTTTCTGTGCTCATCATCGTCTTTGTGATGTGGCGGGTGGCGGTCAACTTGCGCAAGACGGTGCGCATCTTCTTGCAGTCCGTGCCCGAGGCCATGGACGTCACCGCCGTGGAACAGGCAGTGCTGGGCGTGCCTGGGGTCTGTGGCGTGCACGACCTGCACCTCTGGTCCATGGATGGCCAGTACCATGTGCTCACCCTGCACGTGGTCGTGGGCAAAGGCACCTCTTCAGAAGACATGGTGCGCATCAAGCAGCAATGCCGACGGGCGCTGCATGCCCACAACATCCAGCATAGCACCATCGAAATAGAAGTAGCCGACGAGAGCTGCGAACTCCAGGGGTGTTGA
- a CDS encoding glycoside hydrolase family 3 C-terminal domain-containing protein, with the protein MMLNSKGLLLSWLSLLTAGCWLLATVAHGQSRGSTPDYKNAKLPIERRVEDLLSRMTLEEKVAQLQCLIREVEGTDFIKEQGIGNLGCILRQYKAKEAAEKLNRIQKFMLEKTRLGIPVIMHDEALHGLVANGATSFPQAIGLAATWDTELMGRVAHAIAVETKSRGIRQVLSPVVNIARDVRWGRVEETYGEDPYLTARMGAAFCKAFEEIGVITTPKHYAANLGDGGRDSNPVHFSERLMREIYFPGFKACFQEGGATSVMAAYNSYDGTPCSSNRWLLTQVLRNEWGFTGFVVSDYGSVAGILDMHHTAATEKEAAAQALNAGLDVELPNIYIYGEPLLQAVRERLVSEETLNEAVRRVLRAKFKLGLFENPFADAKEAARVNDCAEHRALALETARKAIVLLRNEGAVLPLKKETKTVALIGPLANEVKLGGYSGYGMKTVSVLEGMKKVRPDGRVLYAQGCVLSHPVLPAIPSEYLIPAGGKPGEKGLRGEYFANKELAGDPALVRIDPVLHFDWAGDGPDPSLPTDCFSARWTGKLISPVSGRVRLGISTDDGVRLYLDGKLLVDMWVDRSVTTDMVTVTLEKGRAYDLKIEYYENLGYAFASLGWDLQPEENKPLEEAVAAAKQAEVAIVVVGVVEGEGRDRASLDLSVEQENLIKAVAATGTPTVVVLQTGSAVTMRNWLDQVPAVVQTWYAGEEGGTAVAEVLWGEVNPGGKLPIAFPVSAAQLPLYYNPKPTGRGWDYVDLTGRPLFPFGHGLSYTTFAYSNLRISPERIEATGAATVSVDVQNVGSRAGDEVVQLYIHDVVGSVARPVKELKGFRRITLKPGENTTVTFRLGPPELSMLDRDLKEVVEPGTFEVMVGSSSEDIRVRANLEVVSR; encoded by the coding sequence ATGATGCTAAACTCAAAAGGGCTGTTGCTCTCGTGGCTCAGCCTGCTCACGGCAGGCTGCTGGTTGCTCGCCACCGTTGCCCACGGGCAGTCGCGGGGGAGCACGCCGGACTACAAGAACGCTAAGCTGCCCATCGAACGCCGCGTGGAAGATCTGCTCTCCCGCATGACTCTCGAGGAGAAGGTGGCGCAGCTGCAATGTCTCATCCGCGAGGTGGAGGGCACCGATTTCATCAAGGAACAGGGCATTGGCAACTTAGGGTGCATCCTCCGCCAGTACAAAGCAAAGGAGGCTGCCGAGAAGCTCAATCGCATCCAGAAGTTCATGCTGGAAAAGACCCGCCTGGGCATCCCGGTGATCATGCACGACGAGGCACTCCATGGGCTGGTGGCCAACGGCGCCACCAGTTTTCCCCAGGCCATCGGCTTGGCGGCCACCTGGGACACAGAGCTGATGGGACGGGTGGCTCATGCCATCGCCGTGGAGACCAAGAGCCGCGGCATCCGTCAGGTGCTGTCGCCGGTGGTCAACATCGCCCGTGACGTCCGCTGGGGGCGCGTGGAAGAGACCTACGGCGAGGACCCCTACCTCACGGCGCGCATGGGCGCCGCCTTTTGCAAGGCCTTCGAGGAGATAGGCGTCATCACCACGCCCAAGCACTATGCGGCCAACCTCGGCGATGGCGGACGCGATAGCAACCCGGTTCACTTTAGCGAGCGTCTGATGCGGGAGATCTACTTTCCCGGCTTCAAGGCCTGCTTCCAGGAAGGAGGGGCCACCTCGGTGATGGCGGCGTACAACTCCTACGACGGCACACCATGTTCTTCAAACCGCTGGCTCCTCACCCAGGTGCTGCGCAACGAGTGGGGCTTTACCGGCTTTGTAGTATCGGACTATGGCTCCGTGGCCGGGATCCTCGACATGCACCACACAGCGGCCACCGAGAAAGAGGCCGCTGCGCAGGCGCTCAATGCCGGGCTTGACGTGGAGTTGCCGAACATCTACATCTATGGCGAGCCGTTGCTGCAGGCCGTGCGCGAGCGGTTGGTCTCCGAGGAAACGCTCAACGAGGCGGTGCGGCGAGTGTTGCGGGCCAAGTTCAAACTCGGCTTGTTCGAGAACCCCTTTGCCGATGCCAAAGAGGCAGCCCGGGTGAACGACTGCGCCGAACATCGCGCCCTGGCCTTGGAGACCGCGCGCAAGGCCATAGTGCTGCTGCGCAACGAAGGGGCGGTGTTGCCGCTCAAGAAGGAGACAAAGACCGTGGCACTCATCGGCCCCCTGGCCAATGAGGTGAAGTTGGGCGGCTACAGCGGCTATGGGATGAAGACCGTCTCCGTGCTCGAGGGGATGAAAAAGGTGCGGCCCGATGGCCGCGTGCTCTATGCGCAGGGGTGCGTGCTCTCGCATCCAGTGCTGCCGGCGATCCCCAGCGAGTACCTCATTCCCGCAGGCGGTAAGCCGGGAGAAAAGGGGTTGCGCGGTGAGTACTTTGCCAACAAAGAGTTGGCAGGCGACCCGGCTTTGGTGCGCATCGATCCGGTGCTGCACTTCGACTGGGCGGGCGACGGTCCCGACCCCTCGCTGCCTACTGACTGCTTTTCGGCCCGGTGGACCGGCAAGCTCATCTCGCCAGTGAGCGGCCGTGTGCGCCTCGGCATCTCCACCGACGACGGCGTGCGCCTCTACCTCGATGGCAAGCTTCTCGTGGACATGTGGGTCGACCGCAGCGTGACCACGGACATGGTCACCGTCACCTTGGAGAAAGGGCGGGCCTACGACCTGAAGATTGAGTACTACGAGAACCTGGGGTATGCGTTCGCCAGCTTGGGTTGGGACTTACAGCCCGAGGAGAACAAACCGCTGGAGGAGGCGGTGGCCGCCGCCAAACAGGCGGAAGTGGCAATCGTGGTGGTGGGTGTAGTTGAGGGGGAGGGCCGCGATCGCGCCAGTCTCGACCTGTCCGTGGAGCAGGAGAACCTCATCAAGGCGGTGGCTGCTACGGGCACGCCCACGGTGGTGGTGCTGCAGACGGGCAGCGCAGTGACCATGCGCAACTGGCTGGACCAGGTGCCTGCGGTGGTGCAGACGTGGTACGCCGGCGAAGAGGGCGGCACCGCAGTGGCCGAGGTGCTCTGGGGCGAGGTCAACCCCGGCGGCAAGTTGCCCATCGCCTTCCCGGTGTCTGCGGCACAACTGCCCCTCTACTACAATCCCAAGCCTACAGGGCGCGGCTGGGACTATGTGGACCTCACCGGGAGGCCGCTCTTCCCCTTCGGCCACGGGCTCAGCTATACCACATTCGCCTACAGCAACCTGCGCATAAGCCCTGAGCGCATAGAGGCGACTGGCGCAGCCACCGTCAGCGTCGACGTGCAGAACGTGGGCAGCCGCGCCGGCGACGAGGTGGTGCAGCTCTACATCCACGACGTGGTGGGCAGCGTGGCCCGGCCGGTGAAAGAGCTGAAGGGCTTCCGCCGCATCACCCTCAAACCGGGCGAAAACACCACCGTCACCTTCCGCCTGGGACCACCAGAGCTTTCGATGCTCGATCGCGACCTGAAGGAGGTGGTGGAGCCTGGCACCTTCGAGGTGATGGTCGGCAGTTCTTCCGAAGACATCCGTGTGCGCGCGAACTTGGAGGTGGTGAGCCGGTAG